The region CTTAGAAAAAGCGAAGCGGAGCTTATTGAAGTAGAAGAGCTCCTAAAAGAAAGCGCATAGGTGTAACATGGAGATAAAAGTAGCTTTAGCAGGGCAGCCAAACTGCGGAAAATCGACTATATTTAATATGCTAAGCGGTATCCATCAGCATATCGCAAACTATCCTGGCGTAACGGTAGATAAAAAATCGGGCTTTTTTAGCGTCGGTGATCTTGATATAGAGATGATAGATCTTCCCGGAACTTACTCTTTTAGCTCTTATTCGCTTGAAGAGAAGGTAGCTAAAGAGGTTATCATCAATGAAAATCCCGATGTGATTTTAAACATAATAGACTCTTCTAATTTAAAAAGAAATTTATATCTTACTTTTCAGCTTTTAGAGATAGGCGTGCCTGTCGTGCTTGTGCTAAATATGCATGATGTAGCTAAAAGACGCGGTATTATTATCGATCATAAGAAGATGAGCGAGCTTTTAAGATGTCCGGTAATATGCGCAAGCGCTTCAAAGGGCGAAGGCAAAGAGGAAATTTTTGAAGCTCTTAGAAATGTCCGGAAGCTTAAAGAGAACTACGAAGAGTTTAAAATCAACTACGACGAGCTTGAAATTTATATATCCGAGCTTGAAAGCAGCCTTAAATTTACTGATAAAAATATAAGCAAAAGATGGCTTTGCATAAAAGCTTTGGAAAAAGATCAAACCATTATAGATTTGATCAAGCCCAAAAACCCAAATGTAAACGATATTGTCGATAGTGGGCGAACCAAATTTCACGATACTTTTGATAAAGATATCGAGAGCTTTTTGGCTTCGTTTAGATATGAAAGTGCCGATATCATCTTTCATAAATGCGTAGAAGAGACCAAAAAAGGCGAAGTTACTCTAACCGATAAAGCCGATAGAGTAGTCTTAAACAGATGGCTTAGTTTCCCTATTTTGCTTGCAATTATTTTTATAATTTATGAAAGTAGCATTGTGTTTGGTTATAAGCTAACGGACTATACATGGCCTGTTTTTGCGGCGATTAAAAATTTCGTTACAGATATTACGCCAGAAGCGAATATAGCACAAATTCCTATGATCACCGATCTTGCCAATTGGCTTGTAAATTCAGCCGTTGCGCTACTTAACTATTTGCCTATATTTTTCATACTTTTTGCCATGATAGCCATACTTGAAGACGTCGGCTACATGCCTAGGATGGCGTTTATACTTGATAAACTTTTTAGAAAATTTGGACTTCACGGGCAGAGCACTCTACCTCTTGTACTTGGGGGTGCGTTTGTAGGCGGTTGTGCTGTGCCGGGAGTCATGTCGACAAAGGGAATCGCAGACGATAGGGCAAGGATGGCTACTATTTTAACCGTTCCGCTTATGAACTGTCTTGCTAAAGTGCCTTTTTATACGCTTTTACTTGGTGCGTTTTTCCCGACACAGATGAGCATAATGCTCTTTTATATCTCTACGGTTACCGTTTTAGCAGCACTTGTGATAGCGAAATTTTTAACTTCAACCATACTTAAAACTCGTGAAACGGCACCTTTTGTTATGGAGCTGCCACCTTATCATTTGCCTACATTTAAGGGCGTGATATTAAGATCGATAGAGAGAGTTTGGATATATATCAAAAAGGTTTGCACTATCGTTATAGCCGTTGCTATCGTGCTTTTTGCGCTTTTGCAGTTTCCGGGAATTTCAAAAGAAAAACAAGAACACTATGCTCAAGAAGAGGCGAAAATTTTAGCAACATTTGATAAAGTGGCTAAGAAAACCGCTTATTATGAGCTTATCGACAGTAGAGATGAGGTTGCTGCGCTTTTAAATTTTTATGACGGCTATAGAGCTAAAAAGATGGGTGGAAGCAAGGATGTAGATGAGAAATATGAGGCTAAAAATGCCGAATTTTATAAATTCTTGCGAGTTCCAAAGGATGATAAAGACGCAAAATCTATAAATACCGCTCTTAGAAAGCTTTCAACGGCTAGAAATAAAATTTTACGAGATCAAAAAAACGATAAGATAGAAAATTCTCTCCTTGGTATGGCGGGACGCGCGCTTGAGCCTATATCGCAGTTTGCAGGATTTGATTGGAAGATAAACGTAGCGTTTTTAAGCTCTTTCGCCGCTAGAGAATCAGCCGTAGCGACTCTTGGAAGCATCTATGAGACAGGCAAGGATGATGCCTCCGTAGCTCAGCCTGAGGTGATTGTCCCGCTAAGTAGCGATAAAGAGTTAAGGCCTGAAGAGAAGATGGCTAAAAATAGTGGCTATACGCCTTTGCACGCGGCTTCTATCATTATCTTTATGTTGCTTACTCCGCCTTGTATCGCTACGATGATCGTTGTTAAGATGCAGACGAACAGCTACTTTTGGATGTGTTTTGGGATATTCTTCCCGTTTGCGCTTGCACTTGTTGTTTCATCGCTATTTTTTAGTATTTCGCAAGCGTTTGGACTAAGCGGACTTGCGGCTATGAGTATATATTATTTTATAATGCTCTTGGCGGTTTTGGTGCTTTGGTTTGTTCCTGAAAAACGCATAAACTGGAGCGGAGGAATTAAAAAATGATAAATTTAATAACCAAAGGAGAAGAAATGAAAAAATTACTATTTTCATCATTTGTAGTTGCTCTTATGAGCTCATCTGCTTTTGCTCATACCGCTCTTATGAGTTGCTTTGACAACGGAGATGATACCGTTACTTGCGAAGGCGGCTTTAGCGACGGATCAAGCGCAAGTGGCGTACAATTTACCGTTATTCAAAACGGCAAAGTCATCATAGAGGGCAAATTCGATAAAGATAGCAGCTTCACGTTTAAAAAGCCTGAGGGCGAATACGAGGCTAAATTCTTTGCCGGAGAAGGGCACGAAGTAATTGTAAAATCAAAAGATATAGCACAATAATTTAAATTTCACAAAAAGGATAGATATGTTTAAAAAAGTTATCGTTTCAGCTGCGGTAGCAGGCGCTTTAGCTACTTCTGCATTTGCTCATTTTCAAATGCTTTACACTCCGGAATCTGCACTAAATAAAGGTGGCACTATACCTCTAAAACTAGTTTTCACTCACCCGTTTGCTGATGAGCACACTATGGATATGGGTCTTCAAGAGGATAAAAGCAGAGAAAAAGTGGTTGATTTTTTCGTAGTTCACAAAGAGAAAAAGACAGATATGCTAGCTACCTTAAAAGAGATGAAATTTAAAGGTAGCCACAACGCGGGCATGGGATATGACTCTGAATATAAAGCAAGAGGTCTTGGCGATCACGTGTTTGCACTAACTCCAGCGCCTTACTATGAAGCAAACGAGGAAGCATATATTCAACAAATTACAAAGATGATCGTAAACGTAGGCGGCGCTCCGACTGATTGGGATGCCGAGCTAGGACTAAAAGCCGAGATCGTGCCTTTAACTAAACCTTACTCAATTTGGGCGGGAAGCACATTTACGGGTATCGTTAAATCAGAAGGAAAGCCGGTTCCTTTTGCGGAAATCGAAGTTGAGTATATGAACCACGCTATTGACATGAAGAAAAACATGACAAATCCAAAAGGCAAATTCGAAGCCCCACAAGATAGCTTTGTAACACTTACTATTAAAGCTAACGAAAGAGGCGAATTTACGTTCGGTATACCAAAAGCAGGCTGGTGGGGATTTGCAGCTCTTGGCGTAGGTCCTGACAAAGAGTATAAGGGCAAAGAGCTAAGCCAAGACGCAGTTATCTGGGTTCAAGCAAAAGATATGAAATAATTAAAATTTGAGCGAGAGTAAAATCTCTTGCTCAAATTTATAAGGATATAAAATGAGCGGATTAGAAGCAACTTTTCTTATAGTTATCGCACTTGCGGCAGGTTATTTTGTCTATGTAAAAGAGTTTAAGCAAAAAGACTGCGGATGCGGCAACAAAGGAAATTGTCACAAAAAACAACAGCGCGGGTAGCTAAAGCAAATTTTAGCTACTTCTTATTTTGATGTTTGAATTCTCAAAACAACCACAATAAATCACTATCAAAGAATTTCGCCTAGTAAATTTTTTGCCATCTCACAAATTTCGATAAACTAACTTTCTAAAAATTCAAGTTTTTCTATAGCGTTGTTTTTTCTAAATTCAAAATATATTCTCTTGATTTGAGCAAGTTCGTCAGCACTTATGTGTCCGCAGCTCTCTTGCAGTCTTGTTTTGATACGCGAAGTATCAAGAGCTAAAAGAGATGAAGCAATGAAATTTTCAACCAGTACTATCCCAAGCCTTTTAACCGAGTTCGTTTCGTCTAAAATTTCAAGCGCCCTAGTTGCTAAATTTAGTGTTTCTTGGTATAAATCTTCATTGGGATCAATTAAAATTTTATAAAGCATATTTAGCGAAAGATTGTGCAAAGATATGGCAAGCTCATCCCTATCGCCTACTGATTGCTTCAGGCTTAACCCGATTTTGCCGAATTTTATAGCGGTGTCAATGCTTGTTATATCGCTAAAATTTTGTGATATAAACTTGAGTCTATAAGAGATAGCCATATTTACAAAGCTTGCTCCGTATTCAAAAGCACCTAAAGCCGGCACAAATAAGCATTTTTTATAAAATTTGATAGCCTCGTCGAAGTCATTTTCCCATTCGTATAAATTTGCTTTGATGTTATAAAAGTGCCATAACCAAAGAGGCTCATTGTCTTCGCTATGCGAAAACAGCATTTTTTCGAGCTTGCCTAAGATATCTTTAGCCTCATTTTTTAGCGCTTCGTCTCTTTGTGAGATTATTATCCAAGCCGCTTTTCTTTGGTAGTATCTTACCTCTATATCAGACGGCTTTGCTCCTAAATTTAGCTCTTTTGGGAAATTTTCGTATGCTTCCTTTAGCTTTCCTGCTCGCTCATAAAGCGAGCTGATATTTAGAGCGTATCTGTTTGGATTGATCTCGTAAAGGTATCTGTTTAGCAAGATAGCCTCTCTAAATTGTCCGTTTCGTTTAAATAAAAATACCAAATCATCAAGCGCACTTAAACTAAGCTTTCTGTAGATTGAGTCGTTTGAGCTATCAAAGCTTTCTATGTCGTTTGTGTCAAACATCTTGCCAGCTATCTCAAACCAGTAGCTATTTATAAGCTCGTAATGCTGCTTTTCTTTTACTTTTTTTATAAATTTTTCTAAAATTTTTACACTTCTTTTGTGATCAAGCACGAGATCTTTGGTGTAATGATAAAGTATCAAAAGAGATAGCGGATTGTCAAAAATATCGGTGCAATGCTCTATGTGGTTTCTTAGGTATTGTGCTAGTTCACGCTCTTCCGTTTTGAGGTCATCATATCTTACACAAGGAGTGAAAAATATCTGAAGAGATCTTTGCTGTGCTAAAAATCCAAAATCCTTAAAGCTTCTTGTTATGAAATTTTGAAATCCAAATATTAGTTTTGAACTATTTTCTGCTTGTTTATCTTCAAAGAAATTCTTCCCGCAGTATTCAAAAAGCTCAAGCGAGATATAGGTCTTTTGGTTGGGTTTTTTGGTTATAAATGTCGAACAAAGCCTCATTAAATCATAAAATTTACTTTCTCTATGGGAGAACATAAATCTAAAATCAAATTTGTCTTTAGAGTCAAAATTTGCCTTATTTTCATGAATTTGAATCTCTTTTACGCCAAGCTCGGTTAAAATTCTCTTGATATCGGCTACTTTGTCGCTTCTAATATAAAAATTTACATTCTCAAAACGCTTTAAAATCTCTTTTGCAAATACTTTCCAAAGCCACTCGTCGCTTCTTTTTAAATCAAAGTTGTAAAGATGAATTTGTGTTTCGCGGCTAAAATTTAAAAGCGTGAGCTTTAGCTTTTTGGCTCTTCTTGAGTCGGTGTTCAACCATGAGTTTATGATGTTTTTGATGCTGTTTCCTTCGGTGTCAAAGGCCTGAGGAAGCAGCAGCAATCCAAGAAATAAAATAATTACAAAGATAAGAGATATCATCTCTGTGTTGCTAAATTTTAAAGGAGTTTCAAATATGAGTTTTTTAAAAAAATCTTCATAAATACTAACCGCTAAAAGCGATAAAAGTATGAAAAATACCGCTGCGATAGAGATAAATTTAGAGATTATTCTTTTTATAAAAAGCGCTGAAAATAGTTTTTTCTTTCTGTTTAAAGACGCTATGTCCAGGATAAATTTATCAAGACTGTCGTCCTTGCAAAATGTTATGTAAAGCCCGCTTTTATCTTTAAATACTGAGCTTTCATCTACTCTTTGTCTCTTGGAGCTTTGTAAATTTAGGGTATGAATTTTGATATTTTGCATATTAGCTACCTTTTGCCGCTTTGTTTTGCAAGCTATCAGTAAATGTGTATTCTCCATCTTTTAGTTCAAACGGAAAATCTTTTAAAATTTCGGCAAAATTCTGCTTAAATTCATCGTCGTAATTATCTAACGCATCTTTTATTATGTTTATGTATTTTATCGGTATAAAGCTATTTTTATCTCCTTTGTGAGCTATAAATTTATCGTTTGTCGTTATAAATGCCGTTAGCTCTGCATTAAAATTTTCATCTAAAATTTGCTCTTTATTTATGCAAATTTGACTGTAGTTTTTCTCTCTTAGCTTTAGCTCTTCAAGCTCGTCATTTTTAACCTTTATAGCCACTCCCCAAATTTCGCTATTTTTGTCTGCTTTGATATTTAAAAACACACCTTTTACCTGCTCTTTATCAAAATTTATATGTGAAACTGCATTCCAAACGCGCCTGTAGCCTTTTATTTTAATTGGAATTAGATCATCTTGTGTTAGTATTCTCTTGAAACTTTTTTGTGCGCTTTTTAAATTTATTAGCGAGCCAAAGCCAAATATATACATAATAAAGCCTTTGAATTTAATGGCTTTATTATTGCATTTTTGTTATTTAAGGCAGATAAATTTATATGAGTTTATATGCCATTGGAATTTTGATAAGGTAGTCTTTTTCAAGTATCGGAAATTCTTTTGAAGCTTTTCTGATCGCTTCCATTGCAGCTTCGTCAAGACTATCAAATCCTGAGCTTTTGATTACTTTTACATCGCTTACCGTGCCGTTTGTTTTAAAGAAAAAACTTACTTCCACGACTCCTTGATGTCTCATCTTAGTAGCTCTTTTAGGGTATTTTTGGTGTTTTTTGATAGCGCTTTGCATCTTGGCAAATCTCTCGTCGCCCGCAGATGTAGCAAAGCTAAATTCGCCTACGGTTTGAGTGGTGACGGGGCTTGCTTTTTGGTCTGTGGCGGTAGTTACGGGCGCGGATACCGGAGTTGAGGGTTGCGCTACTTCTTTAGGTGTAGCAGGCTCTACTGCAGCCGTAACTACAGGCTCGGCAGGTATTGGTTCAACCGGTTTCTCTACTTTTTCTGCTACTTTTTTAGGCTTTGGCTTAGGTTTTGGTTTTTCAACCGGTTTTGGCTCTACTTTTTTAACGGGCTCAGGCACCACTACAGGCTGTGGTACGACAACCGGTTCAGGGATTATCACAGGCTCTGGGGGTGGGGGAACTACTATGGGCTCGGGCAGGCTTTGTACGGGTGCCGGTTGTGGTGCAGGAGGAAGAGGTGCTGCCGGAGGCTTGAATGATTTTAGGCTTATTTTTATGCTTTCTTCCATGCTAGGTTTGATTTGCGTTGGAAGATTGATGAAGGCGACTATTAAAATCGCGTGAAATAGCGCAGATCCTGCAAGTCCGCTTAGATTTGATTTTTTATTCAGTGAGAGTTGTGATGGCGAAATTTTCATGATTTTTCTCTTTTAAGATATCAATAACCTTTACAAACATCTCAAATTTGCTGTTTTTGTCGCTTTTTAACTCAATCAAAGTCTTTGCGTCGATATCACTTAATCTCTCTTTTAAATTATCCTCGGCGATCTTTTCATCATCAATAAAAAATTCATTGTCTTTGTTGATGATAACGGCTATTTTATTATCCTCTTGCTCCGTCTTCGCGCTTTCGCTACTAGGTAAATCAATAGGTATGTTTCCTTGTGCGATGAACGTAGAAACGCTTAGCACTATGGCTAATAGCACAAGCATGATATCTATCAGAGGAATTACGTTTAAGCCCTCTTTTTTAGGCATTCTCATATTTTGCCTTATAGCGATTGATTAAAACTTCTACCTTTCTCATAAAGCCGTTATAAAGCATAAGCGTAGGGATAGCCACTATAAGCCCAAGAGCCGTAGCCTTAAGGGCTAGAGATAGTCCAACCATGATGCTTTTGGTATCAATTCCTCCGCTCATACCCATATCATAAAACGTGATCATAATACCTGCAACCGTGCCTAAAAGACCTATATATGGAGCGTTTGAATAGACTATGTAAAGCGTTGTAAGGTTTTTTGTAAGAGCTTCTTCAAATTCTTCAACTTTTTTATAGTTCTCAAGCTTGACATTAGCGTAAAATATTATACGTTCGATAGTAAACCAAACAACTAAAAAGCTCATAAAACCTAAAATAGCTATGATGATGTAATCCACATTCGCTTTTAAAAATTCCATTTAACACCTTGTTTTAAAAATAGAAAAGCATTATATCAATTACGATATTTATTGTCAATTATATATCGCAATATAGGCGATTTGTTTAAAATAAATATCATTTTTAGCATAAACTAAAAATACTGAATTCTAATTTATATTATTTTTTATATTTTTAAAATAATTAATTTTAAGAAATAGTTTGTATAAAATATAATTAAAAATAGTTAAATAAAATTTTAAATTAAAAATTTTGAGGAGTAAAAGAGGGTATAGTAACCCTCTTTTATTTTTATCTTCCTTGAATTCTCTTCATATTATCACATCCTGAAACTTCACCGCTAAAGCAGGACGATTTATAAATTTGAAGAGCTTTATACTCATCTTTTTGTGTTCCAAGACCAAGCTCGTATAAAATTCCCATATTGGTACAAGAAGGCATATCTCCAAGCGTACAACCTCTTGAGTATGCGTCAAAAGCCATTGCGAAGTCTGATTCTTTGCCGTCATCTGAACGGTAATATTCGCCCAAGTAGTAGCATGAATCAGCCCCCTGATTTACGCATGAATTTTTATAAATTTCAAGTGCTTTTTGAGTGTCTTTTTTTAGTCCGATTTGATCTCCGTACATATACATATTGGCTAAATTTGTGCAAGCCTTTTGATGTCCGCTTTTGCAAGTTCTTTCATAGATATTAAATGCCGTTTTATGATCTTGCAAATTTTGATAGCTCAGCGCCAAGTCGTTGCATGCCGAGAAATTTCCGCTATCGCATTTTGGTTTTAGTATAGCAAGCGCTCTAGTGTTAAAGTCCGTATCAACCGATGTGTTTTTTATACTTGGAGCACTAGGCGTAGATGACGAAGCGCATCCTGCAAGAAATAAAGCGGCTAAAAACATTAGCAATTTTTTCATTTGATTATCCTTTGTTTATTAAAATTTATCTGTGTAAATTATTAAAATTTCATATTTTATGCAAATTAAATTCGCAGTTAGATTCACTCGACTCTTCCTAATATATAATGCGTTGTATCATTTACTTTTTTAAGGGAGAATTTGTGCTTGCTCGCCCATTTTTGGATTATCTCTTCGACTTCTTGCTTTATTTCTTCGGAAGTTGCGACATTTTTAATCTTAAAATAATCCTCGCTTCCGCTTAAAGCGACAAAGCAACGATGCGGTTTTAAATGATCGTTTAGAGTAATTATCTCTTCCGTGCTTACTCCGCTTGAGTTGTTCAGAACTCTTTTTAGTTGATTTAGCGTAGTATCGTTTACGCCGTAGTTTAGTTGGTTAAGAAGTGCTTCTAACTCCATTTTTGTCCTTTCTTAAATTTATTACATTATGCTTTTTTGACTTATTAAGACGCCTTCAATTATCTTTTTTATATCTCCGTCAAGTATCGCGTCAGTCTGAGAGTAGGCTAAATTTGAGCGGTTGTCCTTTACTTGCTGATACGGGAAAAGCACGTAAGAGCGTATCTGATGACCCCAGCCGATTTCGCTTTTTTCGACACTTGCGCTCGCTTCTTGTTGCTTCATAAGCTCAAGCTCATAAAGGCGAGATTTTAGCATTTTCATAGCGGTTGCTTTGTTTTTATGTTGGCTTCTATCGTTTTGACACTGCACGACTATACCTGTCGGATAGTGCGTGATTCTAATTGCACTTTCGGTTTTGTTTACGTGCTGACCGCCGGCACCGCTTGCTCTATAAGTGTCTATCTTGATATCTTTTTCATCGATTTGTATCTCTATATCATCATCAATCTCAGGGCTTACCATTACGCTTGTAAAGCTCGTATGCCTGCGTCCTGCACTATCAAACGGGCTTGTTCGCACAAGTCGGTGAATTCCGTTTTCCGCCTTTAAGTAGCCGTAGGCGTTTTCGCCTTTTACTATGAAACTTACGTCTTTAAGACCCGCTTCATCGCCCTCTTGAAAATCAAGTGTTTCTACCTTAAAGCCCTCTCTTTCGCAAAAGCGCAGATACATACGATATAACATGCTCGCCCAGTCGTTACTCTCAGTGCCTCCTGCGCCAGGATGGATGGTAACGATAGCGTTTTTGTTATCGTCTTCGCCGCTAAGTAGCATTGAAATTTCTAAATTTACTATTTTTTCTTCAAGTGCGTCTGCATCTTCGTAGAGCGAATTTAGCGTCTCTTCGTCATTTTCTAAATTTGCAAGATCGTAAAGATCTCTTGTGTCGGTAAGCGCGTTTTTGGCCTCTTTAAATTTTGCGAGTATATTTGTTATTTTAGTCTTTTCTTTGCCGATTTGTCCTGCGCGCGTGATATCTTGCCAAAAACTTGGATCGTTTTCAAGTTCGCTTATGGCTTCAAGGCGTTTTTCTATCTCGTTTGGTTTGATTATAAGGGCGATATTGTTGGTTTTGGTTTCAAGTTTTTTAAGAAGTTCGGTGTATTCGTAGTTGTCCAAATTTATCTCCAAATTTATGTTTTTTGCGTGATTATAACATATTTGGTTAAAGCTTAATTTTTAAAAGATAAAATTTTGATATAATTGGCGAATTTTAAGATTAAGGTAGAAATATAAGATGCAAATATTTAGAACCGTTAATGAATTAAGAGAATTTATAAATTTGGTAAATCCCGAAATCGGTTTCGTGCCTACCATGGGGGCGCTGCACGACGGGCATATAAGCCTTATTAAAAGATGCA is a window of Campylobacter sp. CCUG 57310 DNA encoding:
- a CDS encoding DUF4198 domain-containing protein; its protein translation is MFKKVIVSAAVAGALATSAFAHFQMLYTPESALNKGGTIPLKLVFTHPFADEHTMDMGLQEDKSREKVVDFFVVHKEKKTDMLATLKEMKFKGSHNAGMGYDSEYKARGLGDHVFALTPAPYYEANEEAYIQQITKMIVNVGGAPTDWDAELGLKAEIVPLTKPYSIWAGSTFTGIVKSEGKPVPFAEIEVEYMNHAIDMKKNMTNPKGKFEAPQDSFVTLTIKANERGEFTFGIPKAGWWGFAALGVGPDKEYKGKELSQDAVIWVQAKDMK
- the exbB gene encoding TonB-system energizer ExbB codes for the protein MEFLKANVDYIIIAILGFMSFLVVWFTIERIIFYANVKLENYKKVEEFEEALTKNLTTLYIVYSNAPYIGLLGTVAGIMITFYDMGMSGGIDTKSIMVGLSLALKATALGLIVAIPTLMLYNGFMRKVEVLINRYKAKYENA
- a CDS encoding type II secretion system protein, producing the protein MELEALLNQLNYGVNDTTLNQLKRVLNNSSGVSTEEIITLNDHLKPHRCFVALSGSEDYFKIKNVATSEEIKQEVEEIIQKWASKHKFSLKKVNDTTHYILGRVE
- the exbD gene encoding TonB system transport protein ExbD yields the protein MRMPKKEGLNVIPLIDIMLVLLAIVLSVSTFIAQGNIPIDLPSSESAKTEQEDNKIAVIINKDNEFFIDDEKIAEDNLKERLSDIDAKTLIELKSDKNSKFEMFVKVIDILKEKNHENFAITTLTE
- a CDS encoding gamma-glutamylcyclotransferase, yielding MYIFGFGSLINLKSAQKSFKRILTQDDLIPIKIKGYRRVWNAVSHINFDKEQVKGVFLNIKADKNSEIWGVAIKVKNDELEELKLREKNYSQICINKEQILDENFNAELTAFITTNDKFIAHKGDKNSFIPIKYINIIKDALDNYDDEFKQNFAEILKDFPFELKDGEYTFTDSLQNKAAKGS
- a CDS encoding lipopolysaccharide assembly protein LapB — translated: MQNIKIHTLNLQSSKRQRVDESSVFKDKSGLYITFCKDDSLDKFILDIASLNRKKKLFSALFIKRIISKFISIAAVFFILLSLLAVSIYEDFFKKLIFETPLKFSNTEMISLIFVIILFLGLLLLPQAFDTEGNSIKNIINSWLNTDSRRAKKLKLTLLNFSRETQIHLYNFDLKRSDEWLWKVFAKEILKRFENVNFYIRSDKVADIKRILTELGVKEIQIHENKANFDSKDKFDFRFMFSHRESKFYDLMRLCSTFITKKPNQKTYISLELFEYCGKNFFEDKQAENSSKLIFGFQNFITRSFKDFGFLAQQRSLQIFFTPCVRYDDLKTEERELAQYLRNHIEHCTDIFDNPLSLLILYHYTKDLVLDHKRSVKILEKFIKKVKEKQHYELINSYWFEIAGKMFDTNDIESFDSSNDSIYRKLSLSALDDLVFLFKRNGQFREAILLNRYLYEINPNRYALNISSLYERAGKLKEAYENFPKELNLGAKPSDIEVRYYQRKAAWIIISQRDEALKNEAKDILGKLEKMLFSHSEDNEPLWLWHFYNIKANLYEWENDFDEAIKFYKKCLFVPALGAFEYGASFVNMAISYRLKFISQNFSDITSIDTAIKFGKIGLSLKQSVGDRDELAISLHNLSLNMLYKILIDPNEDLYQETLNLATRALEILDETNSVKRLGIVLVENFIASSLLALDTSRIKTRLQESCGHISADELAQIKRIYFEFRKNNAIEKLEFLES
- a CDS encoding energy transducer TonB — translated: MKISPSQLSLNKKSNLSGLAGSALFHAILIVAFINLPTQIKPSMEESIKISLKSFKPPAAPLPPAPQPAPVQSLPEPIVVPPPPEPVIIPEPVVVPQPVVVPEPVKKVEPKPVEKPKPKPKPKKVAEKVEKPVEPIPAEPVVTAAVEPATPKEVAQPSTPVSAPVTTATDQKASPVTTQTVGEFSFATSAGDERFAKMQSAIKKHQKYPKRATKMRHQGVVEVSFFFKTNGTVSDVKVIKSSGFDSLDEAAMEAIRKASKEFPILEKDYLIKIPMAYKLI
- a CDS encoding FeoB-associated Cys-rich membrane protein, which produces MSGLEATFLIVIALAAGYFVYVKEFKQKDCGCGNKGNCHKKQQRG
- a CDS encoding tetratricopeptide repeat protein — encoded protein: MKKLLMFLAALFLAGCASSSTPSAPSIKNTSVDTDFNTRALAILKPKCDSGNFSACNDLALSYQNLQDHKTAFNIYERTCKSGHQKACTNLANMYMYGDQIGLKKDTQKALEIYKNSCVNQGADSCYYLGEYYRSDDGKESDFAMAFDAYSRGCTLGDMPSCTNMGILYELGLGTQKDEYKALQIYKSSCFSGEVSGCDNMKRIQGR
- the prfB gene encoding peptide chain release factor 2, producing the protein MDNYEYTELLKKLETKTNNIALIIKPNEIEKRLEAISELENDPSFWQDITRAGQIGKEKTKITNILAKFKEAKNALTDTRDLYDLANLENDEETLNSLYEDADALEEKIVNLEISMLLSGEDDNKNAIVTIHPGAGGTESNDWASMLYRMYLRFCEREGFKVETLDFQEGDEAGLKDVSFIVKGENAYGYLKAENGIHRLVRTSPFDSAGRRHTSFTSVMVSPEIDDDIEIQIDEKDIKIDTYRASGAGGQHVNKTESAIRITHYPTGIVVQCQNDRSQHKNKATAMKMLKSRLYELELMKQQEASASVEKSEIGWGHQIRSYVLFPYQQVKDNRSNLAYSQTDAILDGDIKKIIEGVLISQKSIM
- the feoB gene encoding ferrous iron transport protein B, with amino-acid sequence MEIKVALAGQPNCGKSTIFNMLSGIHQHIANYPGVTVDKKSGFFSVGDLDIEMIDLPGTYSFSSYSLEEKVAKEVIINENPDVILNIIDSSNLKRNLYLTFQLLEIGVPVVLVLNMHDVAKRRGIIIDHKKMSELLRCPVICASASKGEGKEEIFEALRNVRKLKENYEEFKINYDELEIYISELESSLKFTDKNISKRWLCIKALEKDQTIIDLIKPKNPNVNDIVDSGRTKFHDTFDKDIESFLASFRYESADIIFHKCVEETKKGEVTLTDKADRVVLNRWLSFPILLAIIFIIYESSIVFGYKLTDYTWPVFAAIKNFVTDITPEANIAQIPMITDLANWLVNSAVALLNYLPIFFILFAMIAILEDVGYMPRMAFILDKLFRKFGLHGQSTLPLVLGGAFVGGCAVPGVMSTKGIADDRARMATILTVPLMNCLAKVPFYTLLLGAFFPTQMSIMLFYISTVTVLAALVIAKFLTSTILKTRETAPFVMELPPYHLPTFKGVILRSIERVWIYIKKVCTIVIAVAIVLFALLQFPGISKEKQEHYAQEEAKILATFDKVAKKTAYYELIDSRDEVAALLNFYDGYRAKKMGGSKDVDEKYEAKNAEFYKFLRVPKDDKDAKSINTALRKLSTARNKILRDQKNDKIENSLLGMAGRALEPISQFAGFDWKINVAFLSSFAARESAVATLGSIYETGKDDASVAQPEVIVPLSSDKELRPEEKMAKNSGYTPLHAASIIIFMLLTPPCIATMIVVKMQTNSYFWMCFGIFFPFALALVVSSLFFSISQAFGLSGLAAMSIYYFIMLLAVLVLWFVPEKRINWSGGIKK